Within the Marixanthomonas sp. SCSIO 43207 genome, the region TGAAAAGAGGTCCAATTAAGTGGTTTGTCAATTAAAAGTACTTGTCCGTTTTTAAAATCTTGTTCAGTCATTTATATAAAACTTACACTAATGGCTATTAACCCAACAATTATACAATACACAGAAAAATAACGAAGTTTACTTTTCTTTACCAATGAAATCATCCAAGTACAAGCAATAAGCCCACAAATAAATGCTGAAATAAACCCTAAGCCTAAGGTTGATAAATTGGTGCTTTCGGCAGAAAGATCTCCACTCAATATATCTTTGGCAATTTTTCCAAATATTAAAGGTACAACCATTAAAAAAGAGAAACGAGCTGCTTTGCTTTTGTCATTTCCTAATAAAACTGAAGTTGAAATTGTAGCACCACTTCTAGAAATACCCGGAAGCATAGCAATTGCTTGAGAAACGCCTATTATTAATGAATCTTTAAAAGAAACTGGTTTGCCTGTGTTTTTGGCTTTATCTGCCAACCAAAGTAAAATAGCTGTGACAATAAGCATAGCTCCTACAAAAGCAACACTACCACCAAAAAAAGATTCTAGTTGCTCTTCAAAAAGTAACCCAATAAGTACTGCAGGAACCATAGAAACTCCAATTTTAAAAACAAACTGTGTTTCTTCATTCCATTGAAACTTCATCAAAGCTCTAATAATGTCAACAATATCTTTTCTGAAAACAACAATAGTACTTAGTGCTGTAGCAAAGTGAAGCACTACGGTAAATAAAAGGCTTTCTTCAGCAACCATGGTATCTCCTAGAATGGCTTTACCTAGTTCAAGGTGACCACTAGAAGAAACAGGTAAAAACTCAGTAAACCCTTGGATAATACCCAAGAGAATGGCGTCCCAACTGTTCATTGATTATTTTTTCTTGTGAGGATTTAATAAAATGGCATATACTTCTATACCAAAACCAATAAGGATTAATGCCGGTGCCAAACGAATACGTCGCCAGCTGTAAATTTCAGGGTTAAATACATTTGGGTCTTCACTTCCGCCGCCGGCCATTAGTATAAAACCTAGTGCAATAAAAGCAACCCCAATTAACATAAATTGATAATTTTTACGCTCAAATATAAAATATCGTTTTTGGGCTTCTTCTCTTCTCTTTTGTTCTCCCATAGCATTTATTTGTTTCCTAGATTGGGCTTCAAAGGTACGGTTTTAATAATATAATTCATCTGTGCGTAAGTTTAAGAATCGTTGTGTGGCAAAAAAGGTACTTAGCCAACTAATAAAAACGCCTATTAAAAAAACTCCTACAAATAACCCGATTAATAAGACTCTGTCTTCAAGAAGCTGTAGTTCCGGAAAACTTTTGTTGAGGTAATATAAAACCAAGCCCATGCCTATTAAAGCTAATACGGCGCCAATCATTCCCAGACGAACACTTTTCCAAATAAAAGGGCGTCTTATAAAACGCTTGGTAGCACCTACCATTTGCATAGTTTTAATAGTAAATCGTTTTGCATAGACAGAAAGTCTGATGGAGCTGTTAATAAGCAATACAGCAATAAATAGGAAAATACCGCTTACCACCAATACCCAAAAACTAATTTTTTTTACGTTATCATTTAATAACGCAATAAGCGGTTTATCATATACCACTTCGTCAATAAAATCTTTTGTCATTAACTCATCTGTAATTTCTTCCAGTTGTGAAGGTGAAACATAATCTGCCAATAAATACACATCAATGCTGTTTTGCAGCGGGTTATAGCCTAAAAAGTCCATAAAATTTTCTCCTATGGCAGCGCTGTGTTCTTCGGCTGCTTGCTCTTTGCTTATATATTCTGCACTTTTTGTGTATTCGGCTAAGGCCAATGTTTGTTTTAACTGGGTAATTTCAACTTCTTTTGCCGTATCTTTCATGTAGACCGTCAATGCAATCTGCTCCTTAAAGTGGTCTGCTACTTTTTTGGTGTTAAGCACCAATAACCCTAATAACCCCAGTAAAAATAACACAAGCGAAATGCTTATAACTACTGAAAAGTAAGATGAAATCAACCTGCGTTTTTGATATTTTTCAAAAGATGAAGCCATATAATTTGTTGAATTTAATACTGTAAAAATACAAGGAATTTTAAAGCTATGACTAACTAACGTTTAAACTTTTGTCTTTCGTACAATAGCCGTAAATTTGCCACCTATTTTCAAACGGTAGCGATGAGCAAATACAATTTTAATAACATTGAAAAAAAGTGGCAACAGTATTGGGCCCAAAATAAAACCTTTCAAGCTGAAAATAACAGCGAAAAACCAAAATATTATGTGCTAGATATGTTTCCGTATCCTTCTGGAGCCGGATTGCACGTGGGTCACCCTTTAGGATATATTGCTAGTGATATTTATGCACGCTACAAGCGTCACAAAGGTTTTAATGTTCTACATCCGCAGGGGTATGATAGCTTTGGTCTACCGGCAGAACAATATGCCATTCAAACCGGGCAACACCCCAAAAAGACAACCAAAGAAAATATTGCTCGCTACCGTGAACAACTTGATAGAATAGGATTTTCATTTGATTGGAGCCGTGAAGTAAGAACTTCAAATCCTGAATATTACAAATGGACGCAATGGATTTTCATGCAACTTTTTAATAGTTGGTATGATTGTGATGCAGATAAAGCAAAGCCTATTTCAGAATTAGAAAATATTTTTACTTCTGAAGGAAATTCAAACATTAATGCTGCTTGTGATAGTGATGTAACACTTTTTTCTTCAGAAGAGTGGAATGCATTTTCTTCAGAAAAACAGCAAAAAATTTTATTACAATATAGATTAACCTATCTAGCCGAAACTGAAGTAAACTGGTGTCCGCAACTTGGAACGGTGTTAGCCAATGATGAAATTGTCAATGGCGTTTCTGAGCGTGGTGGTTATCCGGTAGTTCGGAAAAAAATGAAACAATGGAGTATGCGCATCACCGCGTATGCACAACGCTTGTTAGATGGATTGAATGACATCGATTGGCCACAGCCACTTAAAGACTCGCAAACCAATTGGATTGGTAGAAGTGAAGGAGCTAGTGTTACGTTTAATGTAAAAGATTACGATGAGGTTATAGAAGTTTTCACCACACGTCCCGACACTATTTTTGGTGTAAGTTTTATGACGTTGGCGCCAGAGCATGAGTTGGTGTCAAAAATCACAACCGAAGCTCAAAAAGCCGAAGTAGAAGCCTACATTGAAGCGACTGCCAAACGTAGCGAACGTGAACGTATGGCCGACGTAAAAACCATCTCAGGTGTGTTTACCGGAGCCTATGCCGAGCATCCGTTTAGCGGAGAATCAATCCCTATTTGGATTGGTGATTACGTTTTAGCCGGTTACGGAACCGGTGCTGTGATGAGCGTGCCTTGTGGTGATCAACGCGATTATGATTTTGCTAGGCATTTTGATATTCCTATCCCAAATATTTTTGAAGGTATTGATATTTCAGAAGGAGCTTTTACAGATAAAGATAAGACTGTTATTGCCAACAGTGATTTCTTAAACGGTTTACAATACAAAGCCGCGACCAATAAAGTTATTGAAGCGCTTGAGCAAAAAGATGCCGGAAAAGGAAAAATAAATTACAAGTTACGTGATGCGGTTTTTAGCCGTCAGCGCTATTGGGGTGAACCATTCCCGGTGTACTATAAAAACGGATTGCCACAATTGATAGACGAAAAATACTTACCATTGACCTTACCCGAGGTTTCCGCTTATTTACCTACCGAAGACGGCGAACCACCATTGGGCCGTGCCGATGTTTGGGCGTGGGATACACATAAAAATGAAGTAGTTGCCAATGATAATGTGGATAATGAAACCGTTTTTCCGTTAGAATTAAACACCATGCCGGGTTGGGCAGGGAGTAGTTGTTATATGTTCCGGTATATGGACCCGCATAATGAAGAGGCTTTGACTAGCCAAGAGGCGATGGATTATTGGCAGAATGTAGATTTATATGTTGGCGGAAGCGAACACGCCACTGGTCACTTATTATACAGTCGTTTTTGGGTGAAATTTTTATACGATCGCGGCGTTTTAACGGTAGAAGAACCGTTTAAAAAGCTCATCAACCAAGGGATGATTTTGGGGGAGAGTGCTTTTGTTTCGAGGTTTTCGAAAAAAGTATCATTTGCTGAAAGAGATAAAATTTCAGAATCTATTCCTAAATCTGGATCAGATGCGAAAAGTTGGTTTAATAGTATAAAAAATTCTATTGAAAAAATTATTGAGTTTGATAAACCCATTTTGCTAAGTCAATCTTATTCTCTTGATTTCAAAAATATTGAATGGTTAAAACCTTATCTAAAGGAGGATGACTATAAGTATTTAAATAAAGAAAAATATGTTGCATATTATTCTGTAGATAATGTCCCTGCTCACGTAGATGATGTTAACATTTCGAACGAACTAGACTTAGAGGCTTTCAAAGATTTTAGACCAGAATTTAAAGATGCTGAGTTTATTACCGAAGAAGACGGAACGTTTAAAGTCTCTCGCGAGGTCGAAAAAATGTCCAAATCTAAATACAACGTAGTCAATCCTGATGATATTTGTAATGATTACGGTGCTGATACCTTACGGATGTACGAAATGTTTTTAGGTCCAATAGAGCAAGCCAAGCCGTGGAATACTGCCGGAATCACCGGTGTACACAATTTTCTTAAAAAACTTTGGAAATTGTATCACACAGGAGCCGAAGGTGGTTTTAAAGTTACCGAAGAGGCTGCTTCAAAAGACAGTTTAAAAACGCTTCATAAAACCATCAAAAAAGTAGGGGAAGACATAGAAAACTTCAGTTTTAACACTTCGGTTTCTACATTTATGATTGCAGTAAATGAATTAACGAGCCAAAAGTGCACAAGTAGAGAGGTTTTAGAGCCTTTAGCGATATTGATTTCTCCGTATGCACCGCATATTTCAGAAGAACTGTGGAGCTTGTTAGGGCATTCAGAAAGTATTGCAACTGCGCCATTTCCAATTTTTGATGAAAAACATTTGGTAGAAAGTAGTAAAGAATATCCTATTTCGTTCAACGGAAAAATGCGCTTTACACTAGAGCTGCCATTAGATATGAGTAAAGACGAAATAGAATCTGCCGTAATGGCACACGAGAAAACTGCCCATTATCTGGATGGGCGTACACCTAAAAAGGTGATTGTGGTGCCAGGTAAAATTGTAAATATTGTTGGCTAATAAATTTGCACAGTATTTGCTATATTTATTTTAAAATTGCTATAACTGTTTTGAAGGTTCAAAACAATAAAGTATTAAAAACATGATAGGATATTATATAATTGCAGGAATTATCTTTTTGGTGAGTATGTATGTGAGCAACAAACTGAAAAGTAAGTTTAAAAAGTATTCACAAATACATTTACAAAACGGGATGAGCGGTAAGGAAATTGCCGAAAAAATGCTCGCCGATAATGGTATAACAGATGTTCAGGTAATCTCAACACCCGGACAATTAACAGACCATTATCACCCGGGAAAGAAAACCGTTAACTTGAGTGAACCGGTTTATATGCAACGTAATGCTGCAGCTGCAGCCGTTGCAGCTCACGAATGTGGTCACGCTATTCAACACGCCAGAGCGTACAGTTGGTTAAAATTTAGATCTGCTATTGTACCAGCAGTAAGTGTTGCCAGTAAGTTGTCAAACTTTGTGATTATGGCAGGTTTGGTATTAACTTTTGCTACTTCCATGACAGGTTTAGGAAACACGCTTTTCTTGGTAGGGATCATTTTATTTGCCACAACTACAGCTTTTGCATTTATTACATTACCGGTAGAGTTTGATGCGAGTAAGCGTGCTTTGGCGTGGTTAGAAAATGAAAATATGCTTACGCAACAAGAACACGATGGTGCTAAAGATGCTTTAAAATGGGCAGCTAGAACGTATGTAGTTGCTGCTTTAGGTTCTTTGGCTACGTTGTTATACTTTATAAGTATGTTTTTAGGCGGAAGAGATTAATTTTTTAAAAAATAGAATAATAAAAAAGCCCGATGTAAAAACATCGGGCTTTTTGTTGTTTAATAACCTTGAACATTGTCGGGATTGTATCCTAAATATTCAGTAAAGTTTTCTTTGAAAGTAATACCGTGTTTTGTTAATTCTTCTAGAATAGGTTCGTACACTTCTTTACTAATAGGTCGCTGTACACCTGGCGTGGTGATTTCTTTGTTCAAAATTTTAATAGCAGCCATGGCTACTGGAAGTCCAACGGTTTTGGCCATAGCAGTATGTGTTTGGTCTTCGCCTGTTAATACCATATGACTATCAATTTGTTTCTTTTCGCCATTTAGTTCATACCCAAACTTGTGATACATAATAATCATGTCTTTATCTTCAGGTTGTAGTGTCCATTTGTCTTCTAGTATTTTCTGAAGCGCTTGTGCCGGTGTTGCATTTTTAATTCCTATTTTCTTATTTGGGTTAAAAATGTCAAGTTCTTCCAGTTTTCCCCACATTAAATCATCTTGATCAATTTTTAGGTTGTGTCTTAGTTTTAACTCTACAGAATCTGTTGGTGAATACGGTAAAAATAAATTTACAAAATCGCGGTAGGATAGATTTTCTGAATCTGGAATGGTATAACCGTCATCTGTCATTCCTAATTGCACAAACATATTCCAGGCTTTACTGAAACCAACACGTCTAATGGTTCCGCGGTACAGTGTTAGTACGTCTTCCAGTCCATAAACGCTTCTATATTTGAGTGAATTACGATTAGCAAGGCCTTCAAAACGACCGTGACCTTCTATATTTAAAAATTCTGTTCTTCTAAACAAACGGTGATAAGGAATGTATTTATAGGTGCCTTCTTGTATAAATTCGGCAGCACCACCTTGTCCGGCAATCACTACATTTCTTGGGTTCCACGTAAACTTATAATGCCAAAGGTTGTCATCACTTTCTGGAGCTACTAATCCGCCGGTAAATGATTCAAACAATAACATTTTTCCACCGTTATCACGAATGCGGTCAATTACTTGCATGGCACTCATGTGGTCAATCCCGGGATCGAGCCCAATTTCGTTCATGAAAACCAACTCCTTTTTTTCTACATCGCTATTTAATGCCTGCATCTCATCACTTACGTAGGATGCTGTTACCATATGTTTATCAAACTCTAGGCAATCTTTTGCTACTTCAATATGAAAACGGGCAGGCAGCATAGAGATAACCAAATCTGCTTCTTTTACAGTTTTTCTTCGTTCTTCTTCGTTAAAAATATCCAATTTTATAGCGGTTGCGTTTGGGTGATCACCCGCTAGTTTTTGAGCATTTTCCAAAGAAAGATCTCCTATGGTAAGCGCTAGTTTTTCAGTTTCAGATTTATCTAATAAATATTTAATTAAACTCGTTGCAGATCGGCCGGCGCCGATAATTAAAATGTTTCGCATCGGTAGGTTTTTTCGTAATTTTGAAATTAATTTTTCAGATAAACGAAATTACTAAAATCCATTTGGACTCATGCGCGATTACAATAAAAATATAGTGGTTACGGCTTCAGTTTTAACAGCAATTACTATTGCAATTGGAGCTTTTGGTGCTCATGGATTAAAACAATTGGTTGATGCCGAAGCTGTTGCTACTTTTGAAACAGGTGTGCGGTATCAAATGTATCATTGTCTGGCACTATTGATCATAGGTTTTGCAAGGCCAATCCCTCAAACTACTCAAAAGTGGGTGTTTCGGTTTTTTATTTTTGGGATTGTTTTCTTCTCAGGTTCAATTTACCTATTGGCTTTAAAACAAATTATTCCTTTCTCCGTTTCATTTTTAGGGCCTATTACGCCTATAGGAGGATTGTTGTTTATAGTAGGTTGGTTACGACTGGGGTATGGTCTCTTTTCGTTAAAGTAATTACAATTCCTTCATTAAAATCCTGCTATCTATTTCAGAATTATTATTTTTGTAACCCACAACAATTTAAAATAAGTGATGGTCGATAAACACCAAACTAAAAGAAAAATCTCATTGGATAATTATGGGATTAAGAACGCAACAGTTAATTATCAACTCTCTTCAGAAGAACTTCATAACGCAACATTAAAAAACAATCAAGGTAAAGAAGCATCAAGTGGTGCACTTGCAGTTAATACCGGCGAGTTTACCGGTAGGTCACCTAAGGATCGTTTTATTGTAAAAGATGAAGTAACCGAGGATAAAATATGGTGGGGAGCTATTAACATCCCTTTTGAAGCTTCAAAATTTGATGCGCTTTATGATAAGGTAACAGATTACCTTTCTGAAAAAGAAGTGTATGTAAGAGATAGCTACGCCTGTGCAGATGATAATTATAGACTTAATATACGAGTGATAAACGAGTATCCTTGGTCAAATATGTTTGCACATAACATGTTTTTACGCCCTACAGAAGATGAGCTTGAGTCTTTTGATCCAGAATGGCTTATAGTAAATGCTCCTGGTTTTATGGCAAATCCTGAAGAAGATGGAACTCGCCAACATAACTTTGCTATTTTGAATTTCAGTAAAAAAATTGCTTTAATTGGCGGTACCGGTTATACAGGAGAAATAAAGAAAGGAATCTTTTCTGCCTTAAACTTTATCCTACCTGTTTATAAAAACACGTTGCCTATGCACTGTTCGGCCAATGTAGGTGAAAACGGCGAAACAGCAATTTTCTTTGGTCTTTCAGGGACTGGAAAAACAACGCTTTCTGCAGATCCAGACAGAAAATTAATTGGAGATGATGAACATGGTTGGACTGCTGAAAATACAGTATTCAATTTTGAAGGCGGATGTTATGCAAAAGTGATTGATCTTTCACCAAAAAAAGAGCCAGACATTTTTAAAGCAATTAAACCGGGTGCTATCCTAGAGAATGTAGTTATGGATAGTGAAGGTAATGTTGACTTTGCAGATACATCTGTAACTCAAAACACGCGTGTAAGTTACCCTATTTATCATATTGATAATATACAACAACCATCAATTGGTAAAAACCCAAAAAATATATTTTTCCTTACGGCAGATGCCTTTGGTGTTTTGCCTCCTATATCAAAATTAACCCCTGGTCAAGCCGCATATCATTTTATTAGCGGTTACACTGCAAAAGTAGCCGGTACAGAAGCTGGTATTGACGAGCCGCTTCCAAGTTTTTCTGCTTGTTTTGGGGCTCCATTTATGCCGTTGCACCCAACAAAATATGCTGAAATGCTAAGTGCAAAGATGAAAGATGCCGGTGTAAATGTTTGGTTAGTAAATACAGGATGGACAGGTGGTCCTTACGGTACAGGAAGACGCATGAAGTTGAAATATACCAGAGCTATGATTACTGCTGCACTTAATAATGATTTAAAAGACGTAGCATATGAGCAACATCCAATATTTGGATTAAGCATGCCAACTGAATGTCCTAATGTCCCAGACGATGTATTAAACCCTAGAGAAACCTGGGAAGATAAGGCAGCATATGACACAAAAGCTGAATCTTTAGCAAAATCTTTTAAAACTAACTTTGAAAAATTTGAGTCTTACGCAAATGAAGAAATTCTTTCAGGAGCACCTATTAAAGGCTAGTTAGTAGATACCATATAAATAAAAAGCGCTGTAAATTTTTACAGCGCTTTTTTTGTTTTTGTAAATAAAAAAATAGTTACTTTTTGTTTACTTCTTTAATGTACTTTTCAAGTGCCATTGTCATAGAAGGTGTTTCTGGAGTTGGCGCTTGAATGTCTACTCTAAGACCGTTGTCGGTTACAGCTTTAACAGTTGTGTTTCCAAAGACAGCAATTCGAGTGTTTTTTTGCTCAAAATCTGGAAAGTTTTCTAGTAAAGAAACAATCCCGCTTGGGCTAAAGAATACAAGAATGTCATAATACACATCTCTAAGGTCAGAAAGGTCGCTTACCACTGTTCTGTAGAAAGTGGCTTGTTTCCATTTTACACCCAAATCATCTAAAATTTCAGGAACGATAGGCTTTAACTTGTCTGAAGACGGAAGTAAAAAGGTTTCGTTCTTGTATTTTTTAATGAGTGGGGTTAACTCTTGAAATGTACGTTTACCTACATAAATTTTTCGTTTACGATACACGACATATTTTTGTAAGTAATAAGCAACTGCTTCACTTTGGCAAAAATACTTCATAGAATCTGGCACCTTAAAGCGCATTTCTTCGGCAATTCTGAAAAAATGATCTACTGCATTTCTGCTGGTTAAAATGATTGCTGTGTACTTTGATAAATCAACTTTTTGAGCTCTTACTTCTTTACTGGGAACTCCTTCAACGTGAATAAAAGGCCTGAAATCTATTTTTACTTTTTGTCTATCAATAAGATCAAAATAGGGGGAGTTTTCAACCTTAGGTTCAGGTTGCGAAACTAAAATAGTTTTCACTTTCATAAAATCAGCTTTTTTTAAATTCTTTCTATCTATGCCAGCGTTTTATACAAGATAAAATAGGGCGAGATTTCAAGTGCGCAAAGATACAAAATAAAATAGAAGAAATTATTATTAATTAAATTTCTGTTTGTTTTATAACTGTAAAACAGGGAAATACCATTTAACAGTACGATGACAGCTATTAAAATAAATAAAAGTATTGCATTTGGCTCTATAACATAG harbors:
- the pckA gene encoding phosphoenolpyruvate carboxykinase (ATP), which gives rise to MVDKHQTKRKISLDNYGIKNATVNYQLSSEELHNATLKNNQGKEASSGALAVNTGEFTGRSPKDRFIVKDEVTEDKIWWGAINIPFEASKFDALYDKVTDYLSEKEVYVRDSYACADDNYRLNIRVINEYPWSNMFAHNMFLRPTEDELESFDPEWLIVNAPGFMANPEEDGTRQHNFAILNFSKKIALIGGTGYTGEIKKGIFSALNFILPVYKNTLPMHCSANVGENGETAIFFGLSGTGKTTLSADPDRKLIGDDEHGWTAENTVFNFEGGCYAKVIDLSPKKEPDIFKAIKPGAILENVVMDSEGNVDFADTSVTQNTRVSYPIYHIDNIQQPSIGKNPKNIFFLTADAFGVLPPISKLTPGQAAYHFISGYTAKVAGTEAGIDEPLPSFSACFGAPFMPLHPTKYAEMLSAKMKDAGVNVWLVNTGWTGGPYGTGRRMKLKYTRAMITAALNNDLKDVAYEQHPIFGLSMPTECPNVPDDVLNPRETWEDKAAYDTKAESLAKSFKTNFEKFESYANEEILSGAPIKG
- a CDS encoding DUF423 domain-containing protein, with translation MRDYNKNIVVTASVLTAITIAIGAFGAHGLKQLVDAEAVATFETGVRYQMYHCLALLIIGFARPIPQTTQKWVFRFFIFGIVFFSGSIYLLALKQIIPFSVSFLGPITPIGGLLFIVGWLRLGYGLFSLK
- a CDS encoding zinc metallopeptidase; the protein is MIGYYIIAGIIFLVSMYVSNKLKSKFKKYSQIHLQNGMSGKEIAEKMLADNGITDVQVISTPGQLTDHYHPGKKTVNLSEPVYMQRNAAAAAVAAHECGHAIQHARAYSWLKFRSAIVPAVSVASKLSNFVIMAGLVLTFATSMTGLGNTLFLVGIILFATTTAFAFITLPVEFDASKRALAWLENENMLTQQEHDGAKDALKWAARTYVVAALGSLATLLYFISMFLGGRD
- a CDS encoding leucine--tRNA ligase; translation: MSKYNFNNIEKKWQQYWAQNKTFQAENNSEKPKYYVLDMFPYPSGAGLHVGHPLGYIASDIYARYKRHKGFNVLHPQGYDSFGLPAEQYAIQTGQHPKKTTKENIARYREQLDRIGFSFDWSREVRTSNPEYYKWTQWIFMQLFNSWYDCDADKAKPISELENIFTSEGNSNINAACDSDVTLFSSEEWNAFSSEKQQKILLQYRLTYLAETEVNWCPQLGTVLANDEIVNGVSERGGYPVVRKKMKQWSMRITAYAQRLLDGLNDIDWPQPLKDSQTNWIGRSEGASVTFNVKDYDEVIEVFTTRPDTIFGVSFMTLAPEHELVSKITTEAQKAEVEAYIEATAKRSERERMADVKTISGVFTGAYAEHPFSGESIPIWIGDYVLAGYGTGAVMSVPCGDQRDYDFARHFDIPIPNIFEGIDISEGAFTDKDKTVIANSDFLNGLQYKAATNKVIEALEQKDAGKGKINYKLRDAVFSRQRYWGEPFPVYYKNGLPQLIDEKYLPLTLPEVSAYLPTEDGEPPLGRADVWAWDTHKNEVVANDNVDNETVFPLELNTMPGWAGSSCYMFRYMDPHNEEALTSQEAMDYWQNVDLYVGGSEHATGHLLYSRFWVKFLYDRGVLTVEEPFKKLINQGMILGESAFVSRFSKKVSFAERDKISESIPKSGSDAKSWFNSIKNSIEKIIEFDKPILLSQSYSLDFKNIEWLKPYLKEDDYKYLNKEKYVAYYSVDNVPAHVDDVNISNELDLEAFKDFRPEFKDAEFITEEDGTFKVSREVEKMSKSKYNVVNPDDICNDYGADTLRMYEMFLGPIEQAKPWNTAGITGVHNFLKKLWKLYHTGAEGGFKVTEEAASKDSLKTLHKTIKKVGEDIENFSFNTSVSTFMIAVNELTSQKCTSREVLEPLAILISPYAPHISEELWSLLGHSESIATAPFPIFDEKHLVESSKEYPISFNGKMRFTLELPLDMSKDEIESAVMAHEKTAHYLDGRTPKKVIVVPGKIVNIVG
- a CDS encoding ABC transporter permease, with translation MASSFEKYQKRRLISSYFSVVISISLVLFLLGLLGLLVLNTKKVADHFKEQIALTVYMKDTAKEVEITQLKQTLALAEYTKSAEYISKEQAAEEHSAAIGENFMDFLGYNPLQNSIDVYLLADYVSPSQLEEITDELMTKDFIDEVVYDKPLIALLNDNVKKISFWVLVVSGIFLFIAVLLINSSIRLSVYAKRFTIKTMQMVGATKRFIRRPFIWKSVRLGMIGAVLALIGMGLVLYYLNKSFPELQLLEDRVLLIGLFVGVFLIGVFISWLSTFFATQRFLNLRTDELYY
- a CDS encoding undecaprenyl-diphosphate phosphatase, encoding MNSWDAILLGIIQGFTEFLPVSSSGHLELGKAILGDTMVAEESLLFTVVLHFATALSTIVVFRKDIVDIIRALMKFQWNEETQFVFKIGVSMVPAVLIGLLFEEQLESFFGGSVAFVGAMLIVTAILLWLADKAKNTGKPVSFKDSLIIGVSQAIAMLPGISRSGATISTSVLLGNDKSKAARFSFLMVVPLIFGKIAKDILSGDLSAESTNLSTLGLGFISAFICGLIACTWMISLVKKSKLRYFSVYCIIVGLIAISVSFI
- a CDS encoding saccharopine dehydrogenase family protein, whose translation is MSKLRKNLPMRNILIIGAGRSATSLIKYLLDKSETEKLALTIGDLSLENAQKLAGDHPNATAIKLDIFNEEERRKTVKEADLVISMLPARFHIEVAKDCLEFDKHMVTASYVSDEMQALNSDVEKKELVFMNEIGLDPGIDHMSAMQVIDRIRDNGGKMLLFESFTGGLVAPESDDNLWHYKFTWNPRNVVIAGQGGAAEFIQEGTYKYIPYHRLFRRTEFLNIEGHGRFEGLANRNSLKYRSVYGLEDVLTLYRGTIRRVGFSKAWNMFVQLGMTDDGYTIPDSENLSYRDFVNLFLPYSPTDSVELKLRHNLKIDQDDLMWGKLEELDIFNPNKKIGIKNATPAQALQKILEDKWTLQPEDKDMIIMYHKFGYELNGEKKQIDSHMVLTGEDQTHTAMAKTVGLPVAMAAIKILNKEITTPGVQRPISKEVYEPILEELTKHGITFKENFTEYLGYNPDNVQGY
- a CDS encoding uroporphyrinogen-III synthase translates to MKVKTILVSQPEPKVENSPYFDLIDRQKVKIDFRPFIHVEGVPSKEVRAQKVDLSKYTAIILTSRNAVDHFFRIAEEMRFKVPDSMKYFCQSEAVAYYLQKYVVYRKRKIYVGKRTFQELTPLIKKYKNETFLLPSSDKLKPIVPEILDDLGVKWKQATFYRTVVSDLSDLRDVYYDILVFFSPSGIVSLLENFPDFEQKNTRIAVFGNTTVKAVTDNGLRVDIQAPTPETPSMTMALEKYIKEVNKK
- a CDS encoding DUF3098 domain-containing protein; translated protein: MGEQKRREEAQKRYFIFERKNYQFMLIGVAFIALGFILMAGGGSEDPNVFNPEIYSWRRIRLAPALILIGFGIEVYAILLNPHKKK